In one Hyphomicrobium sp. 99 genomic region, the following are encoded:
- a CDS encoding PAS domain-containing protein yields the protein MSSQIEFPFLAGGGEASQIIASFDWSRTPIGRIENWPMSQRAALSLVLRSPVPIVTLWGEDGVMIYNDAYSAFAGERHPALFGSKVREGWPEVADFNDNVMKVVLAGDTLAYREFPLTLYRRGGQGEQVWLDLDYSPLLDEEGTPVGVMAIVVEITAKVQAERELKAERESLKRMFEQAPGFIAVLSGPQHKFTMINEAYKTLIGNRPVLGKSVSDALPEVANQGFLELLDRVYETGEPFLGRGLPVNLQHSPGGPFASHYLDFVYQPITTGDGKTTGIFIQGHDVTEQKQIEAANRAETRKLDVLNRTGAAVAAELDVTRIVQIVTDACTDLVGAEFGAFFYNVIDENGESYMLYGLSGVPRESFENFPMPRNTAIFEPTFRGVGTVRSDDILNDPRYGRNAPHYGMPKGHLPVRSYLAVPVTSRSGGVIGGLFFGHGSRAKFIAEHEELLVGIAGQAATAIDNARLYQAAEREIAERKRAEAALQALNNTLEQRVLDEIYARSKAEEQLRQVQKMEAVGQLTGGIAHDFNNMLAVILGGLDLLKRRLAKGETDVERFADAAIDGAKRAASLTQRLLAFSRQQPLAPEPIDANKLVSRISELLARTLGETIKIETVLAAGLWRATADPAQLENALINLAVNARDAMPKGGRLTIETSNSVVDDTYAKEYSVTAGQYVMIAVTDTGSGMAPAVMEKAFEPFFTTKDVGKGTGLGLSQVYGFVRQSGGHLKLYSEVGVGTTVKVYLPRFYGEASGVPETRNPVDLQQGSTREIILVVEDDDRVRAVSVEALRELGYSVLEAGGPQQALTLLQAHDDIALLFTDVVMPDMSGRELADRARQKQPELKVLYTTGYTRNAIVHNGVLDPGTSLLSKPFNVEALAFKLRKILDE from the coding sequence TTGAGCAGTCAGATTGAGTTTCCGTTCCTCGCAGGCGGCGGAGAAGCATCGCAGATCATCGCGAGCTTCGACTGGTCACGTACCCCGATCGGCAGAATAGAAAATTGGCCGATGAGCCAAAGAGCCGCCTTGTCCCTCGTCCTACGTTCTCCGGTACCGATCGTGACGCTGTGGGGCGAAGACGGCGTCATGATTTATAACGATGCCTATTCAGCCTTCGCGGGGGAACGTCATCCTGCGCTGTTTGGATCAAAGGTTCGCGAAGGGTGGCCGGAGGTCGCGGATTTCAACGACAACGTCATGAAGGTGGTGCTGGCGGGAGATACGCTGGCATATCGTGAATTTCCACTCACGCTCTACCGGCGCGGCGGTCAGGGTGAGCAGGTCTGGCTCGATCTCGATTATTCGCCGTTGCTCGACGAGGAAGGCACGCCCGTCGGCGTCATGGCAATTGTCGTAGAGATCACAGCGAAGGTGCAGGCAGAACGCGAGTTGAAGGCCGAACGAGAAAGTCTCAAGCGCATGTTCGAGCAAGCGCCTGGCTTTATCGCGGTTCTAAGCGGCCCCCAGCACAAATTCACGATGATCAACGAGGCCTACAAGACTCTGATTGGGAACCGTCCAGTATTGGGCAAGTCCGTTTCCGATGCCCTTCCGGAAGTTGCAAATCAGGGCTTCCTTGAATTGCTGGACCGCGTCTACGAAACCGGGGAGCCATTTCTTGGACGGGGCTTACCGGTCAATCTCCAGCATTCGCCAGGCGGTCCATTCGCTTCGCATTACCTCGATTTCGTATATCAGCCGATCACGACCGGCGATGGGAAAACTACCGGCATTTTCATCCAAGGTCACGACGTCACCGAGCAGAAGCAAATTGAAGCCGCCAATCGCGCGGAGACGCGCAAGCTTGATGTGCTGAACCGCACGGGCGCCGCGGTCGCCGCCGAACTCGACGTCACGCGCATTGTTCAAATCGTGACAGACGCATGCACCGACCTGGTCGGCGCTGAGTTCGGGGCGTTTTTTTACAACGTCATCGACGAGAACGGCGAAAGCTACATGTTGTACGGGCTATCCGGCGTCCCGCGAGAAAGTTTCGAAAACTTTCCGATGCCGCGCAACACGGCGATCTTCGAGCCGACGTTCCGGGGCGTCGGGACTGTTCGCTCCGACGATATCTTGAACGATCCACGTTACGGACGGAACGCCCCCCATTACGGCATGCCGAAAGGGCATCTTCCGGTACGCAGCTATCTCGCTGTTCCCGTAACCTCCCGATCTGGCGGCGTTATCGGCGGCCTGTTTTTCGGCCACGGCTCACGGGCAAAATTTATCGCCGAGCATGAAGAGCTTCTGGTCGGCATCGCGGGGCAAGCGGCAACGGCGATCGACAATGCGCGGCTTTATCAGGCCGCGGAGCGCGAGATCGCGGAACGCAAACGCGCCGAGGCAGCGCTCCAGGCGCTCAACAACACGCTCGAACAGCGGGTGCTGGACGAAATTTACGCGCGCTCAAAGGCGGAAGAGCAGTTGCGTCAAGTTCAAAAAATGGAAGCGGTCGGTCAATTGACGGGGGGCATTGCGCACGACTTCAACAACATGCTGGCCGTTATTCTCGGCGGCCTTGATCTTTTGAAGCGACGGCTGGCGAAGGGCGAGACCGACGTTGAACGCTTTGCCGATGCGGCCATCGACGGCGCAAAGCGAGCTGCAAGCCTGACGCAGCGCCTGCTCGCCTTCTCGCGCCAACAACCGCTCGCTCCCGAGCCGATTGACGCCAACAAACTCGTCTCACGTATTAGCGAGCTTCTCGCGCGGACGCTTGGGGAAACCATCAAGATCGAGACCGTGCTCGCCGCGGGCCTTTGGCGCGCGACCGCCGATCCCGCTCAGCTCGAGAATGCGCTCATCAATCTCGCCGTGAATGCGCGCGACGCGATGCCGAAGGGCGGACGATTGACGATCGAAACATCGAATTCGGTCGTCGACGATACTTACGCCAAGGAATACTCGGTCACTGCCGGTCAATACGTGATGATCGCCGTCACCGATACCGGCAGCGGTATGGCACCTGCCGTCATGGAAAAAGCATTCGAGCCGTTCTTCACAACCAAGGACGTGGGCAAAGGCACAGGCCTCGGACTAAGCCAAGTTTACGGTTTCGTGCGCCAATCCGGCGGACATCTCAAACTCTATTCCGAAGTTGGCGTCGGCACGACGGTCAAAGTTTATCTGCCGCGTTTCTACGGCGAGGCCAGCGGAGTTCCCGAGACGCGCAACCCTGTCGACCTGCAACAGGGTTCGACGAGGGAAATCATTCTCGTCGTCGAGGATGATGATCGCGTTCGCGCAGTGTCCGTCGAAGCGTTGAGGGAACTCGGCTATAGCGTTCTGGAAGCGGGTGGCCCGCAGCAGGCGCTGACATTGCTTCAGGCACATGACGACATTGCTCTGCTCTTCACCGACGTCGTCATGCCCGACATGTCGGGGCGGGAGCTTGCAGATCGCGCGCGTCAGAAGCAACCTGAGTTGAAAGTTCTGTATACGACCGGATATACGCGAAATGCCATCGTCCATAATGGCGTGCTCGATCCCGGCACAAGTCTTCTCAGCAAGCCGTTCAATGTCGAAGCGCTTGCCTTCAAACTACGTAAAATTTTGGACGAATAG